One Bdellovibrionales bacterium DNA segment encodes these proteins:
- a CDS encoding tail fiber domain-containing protein — protein sequence MDSTGNVGVGTTNPQSRLDVSGTIRATEICDENGSNCKDISSGWGAGGDIDGVTTAAGSGLTGGTASGTATISVVTDGTTVEVNGSNQIQVRDGGITAAKIASNAVTTAKILDANVTTAKIADANVTSVKLAADSVTSAKILDGTIAAADLASDSVTSAKIVDGTIATADIGNGSVTDAKIDTVMVNKITSALGQYFTYAPNGGACAAGEVLKMNASSQWVCGTDTGGVTDHGALSGLADDDHTQYVMLAGRSGGQSIIGGTAASNSLTLDSTSSVTKGNIVLQPNGGNVGIGTTNPGAPLDISNTRGDNVYLRNPAAGDPWNYIGFYNNTNRRWWAGADNSGNFAITRDNAAGNILLNGGNVGIGTTNPSRPLHLASSTSATMILENTAAASNLKKRYINTGSFGAGSMTFGKFSDDMSSSAEHMTIDTSGNVGIGTTAPTTRLDVEGTIQIGDGGETCSVAANAGMVKYSSGTLQYCNGSSWQTLGVSGSGLTTLNGQTGSTQTFAVTATGLAPAINSASNVHTLSIPLASGAGVTSGTISKTEYDSFVAKLSAVSGSTLSAGMIWVGNGSNAATAVAMSGDATLSNTGALTIANNAITNVKISADAVTSAKIQDGTIALADLATNSVDSTKIVDGAVAAVDLAADSVTSAKIVDGTIATADLANGAVTDAKIDTVMVNKITSALGQYFTYAPNGGACAPGEVLKMNASSQWVCGTDTGGVTDHGALSGLADDDHTQYVMLAGRSGGQNLRGGTAASNNLTLESTSNATKGYVLLQPNGGNVGIGTTSPVRRLSVQGTSIANGSYRTISVNEPGAGNESISLGYDANGSIHTAGFLRSNNNLPLSLGTLVTPNAVTVLDGGNVGIGTTSPNAPLEINREVSQTNISLVNRTNSALDGGGVVVYRSRGTNSSPSHLLSGDRVGYFSFSNALTTSSWSSMESYTTQNHTGSAQGMDLRFSVVQNGTTGSQERMRIDQNGNVGIGTTSPTQTLDVNGPAVVRGQLSVLGGSTSANASLIINNSANTLSQLYVRGDGNVGIGTAIPTAKLEVRGGQVFVRNPSGTAGAFYSDGGSGFGIHGESNANYGVSGKTTHITYGGVVGYAQNGTNYGIIGHANQYAIYGAGDGYISGTMSWGSDARLKDNIQLIPDGLEFVMKLRPVSYTWKPDSDQAQLQKGPKHGFIAQEVQKILPGAVKENTPPVMPGQTKKSLNQKLGKFLTVEYNEFIAYMAKAIQELYAKFKAFESKTDKRLEALEKQNQLLVQQLELMKKQNEETQKQLKELRNKSDRIPASTTLKSK from the coding sequence GTGTGACGACTGCGGCAGGATCAGGATTAACCGGCGGTACAGCCAGTGGGACTGCCACGATATCTGTTGTGACCGATGGTACAACGGTTGAGGTGAACGGATCGAATCAAATTCAAGTGCGCGACGGCGGGATCACAGCGGCGAAGATCGCATCTAACGCCGTCACCACTGCGAAAATACTTGATGCGAATGTGACGACGGCAAAAATCGCGGATGCCAATGTAACGAGCGTTAAGTTGGCCGCAGATTCCGTCACTTCCGCAAAAATCTTAGATGGAACAATTGCTGCGGCAGATCTGGCGTCTGATTCCGTGACCAGTGCCAAGATCGTTGATGGTACGATAGCGACAGCTGATATTGGAAATGGTTCCGTCACTGATGCAAAGATAGATACGGTGATGGTGAACAAGATCACCAGTGCGCTTGGGCAATATTTTACTTACGCCCCCAACGGAGGGGCTTGTGCTGCCGGTGAAGTTTTAAAGATGAATGCTTCAAGCCAGTGGGTTTGTGGTACAGACACGGGTGGAGTGACAGATCATGGAGCTCTCAGTGGTCTCGCAGATGACGATCACACTCAATATGTGATGCTTGCTGGTCGATCTGGTGGACAAAGTATCATTGGTGGCACGGCGGCGAGTAATAGTCTTACATTAGATTCTACAAGTTCTGTGACAAAGGGAAATATAGTCCTTCAGCCAAATGGTGGGAATGTTGGGATTGGTACAACCAATCCAGGGGCACCCCTCGATATTTCAAATACCAGAGGAGATAATGTCTATTTGAGAAATCCGGCTGCTGGAGACCCATGGAATTATATTGGCTTTTATAACAATACAAATCGTAGATGGTGGGCTGGTGCTGATAATTCAGGAAATTTTGCGATAACTCGAGATAACGCCGCAGGAAATATTCTTCTAAATGGTGGTAATGTAGGTATTGGGACTACAAATCCTAGTCGCCCTCTGCATTTGGCTAGTTCAACCTCTGCCACCATGATTTTGGAAAACACAGCGGCGGCTTCTAATCTCAAAAAACGTTATATTAATACGGGAAGTTTCGGTGCGGGAAGTATGACATTTGGAAAGTTCAGTGACGATATGTCTTCCTCTGCAGAACATATGACCATCGACACCTCAGGTAACGTCGGAATCGGAACGACGGCTCCAACCACTCGTTTAGATGTGGAAGGTACAATTCAAATCGGCGATGGGGGAGAGACGTGCTCTGTGGCGGCGAATGCCGGAATGGTGAAGTACTCGTCTGGTACGCTCCAGTATTGTAATGGAAGTTCGTGGCAAACTTTGGGTGTGAGCGGTTCTGGATTAACTACTTTGAATGGTCAAACAGGAAGCACACAAACATTTGCAGTGACAGCGACGGGCCTTGCACCAGCGATCAATTCAGCCTCGAACGTTCATACACTGAGTATTCCACTAGCCAGTGGTGCAGGTGTAACAAGCGGAACAATTTCAAAGACCGAGTATGACAGTTTTGTGGCAAAACTGAGTGCCGTTTCTGGAAGTACATTAAGTGCAGGAATGATATGGGTAGGTAACGGCAGTAATGCCGCTACGGCAGTGGCCATGAGTGGCGATGCGACATTAAGTAATACGGGTGCTCTGACGATTGCGAACAACGCAATTACCAATGTAAAAATCAGTGCCGATGCAGTGACCAGCGCTAAAATTCAAGACGGTACTATCGCATTAGCAGATCTTGCAACAAATTCTGTGGATTCCACGAAAATCGTAGATGGTGCCGTAGCGGCAGTGGATTTAGCTGCGGATTCAGTCACCAGTGCCAAGATCGTTGACGGCACAATAGCGACAGCAGATCTAGCAAACGGGGCAGTGACTGATGCAAAGATAGATACAGTGATGGTGAACAAGATCACCAGTGCGCTGGGCCAATATTTTACTTATGCGCCGAACGGAGGAGCTTGTGCTCCGGGTGAAGTTTTAAAGATGAATGCTTCAAGCCAGTGGGTTTGTGGTACAGACACGGGTGGAGTGACAGATCATGGAGCTCTCAGTGGTCTCGCAGATGACGATCACACTCAATACGTGATGCTTGCAGGCCGGAGCGGTGGCCAGAATCTTCGCGGCGGTACGGCGGCTAGTAACAATTTGACATTAGAGTCGACGAGCAATGCCACAAAAGGGTATGTGCTCCTTCAGCCGAATGGTGGTAACGTCGGTATCGGAACGACGAGTCCTGTGCGAAGACTTTCGGTTCAAGGGACTTCGATCGCCAACGGAAGCTATAGAACAATCAGTGTCAATGAGCCTGGTGCTGGCAATGAGAGTATTTCTCTCGGCTATGATGCCAATGGCAGTATTCATACAGCAGGATTTCTTCGCAGCAACAATAACTTGCCTCTTTCTCTGGGAACTTTGGTTACCCCAAATGCGGTCACAGTACTTGATGGCGGTAACGTCGGTATCGGCACGACGAGTCCCAATGCGCCGCTCGAAATTAATCGCGAAGTCTCTCAGACTAATATTTCTTTGGTTAACAGAACAAATTCAGCTTTGGATGGTGGTGGCGTAGTGGTTTATCGTAGTCGAGGCACAAACTCGAGCCCCTCGCATCTACTCTCTGGCGACCGTGTCGGATATTTTTCTTTTTCGAATGCACTCACAACATCTTCTTGGTCATCAATGGAATCCTATACGACTCAAAATCATACTGGATCTGCACAAGGTATGGACTTGCGATTCTCAGTTGTTCAGAATGGAACCACGGGAAGCCAGGAAAGAATGCGGATTGACCAAAACGGGAACGTCGGTATTGGCACTACAAGTCCAACTCAGACATTAGATGTGAACGGGCCGGCTGTAGTCCGTGGCCAACTTTCAGTTTTAGGTGGCTCAACTTCGGCAAACGCCTCTCTGATTATAAATAATAGCGCAAATACTCTCAGCCAACTTTATGTGAGAGGGGATGGCAACGTGGGTATCGGAACAGCAATCCCTACTGCAAAGCTTGAGGTTAGAGGGGGGCAGGTGTTCGTCCGCAATCCTTCGGGCACCGCTGGAGCTTTTTATAGCGATGGTGGGTCCGGCTTTGGAATTCATGGTGAATCCAATGCGAATTACGGCGTTTCTGGTAAAACGACCCATATTACTTATGGTGGAGTGGTGGGATACGCGCAAAATGGAACGAATTATGGGATTATCGGTCACGCCAACCAGTATGCAATCTACGGAGCGGGAGATGGATATATTTCTGGAACGATGTCTTGGGGGTCTGATGCTCGCCTCAAGGATAATATTCAACTCATTCCAGATGGACTCGAGTTTGTCATGAAGCTTCGTCCAGTCTCTTACACGTGGAAGCCAGACTCAGATCAAGCTCAGTTACAAAAAGGTCCTAAACATGGTTTTATCGCACAAGAAGTTCAAAAAATTCTTCCTGGTGCGGTCAAGGAAAACACTCCGCCTGTGATGCCAGGCCAAACCAAGAAAAGCCTCAATCAAAAGTTGGGAAAATTCCTTACAGTTGAGTACAACGAGTTTATTGCTTACATGGCGAAAGCGATTCAGGAGCTTTACGCCAAGTTCAAAGCGTTTGAGTCCAAAACAGACAAGCGCCTAGAAGCTTTGGAAAAACAAAATCAACTTTTAGTCCAACAACTTGAGCTCATGAAAAAACAGAACGAAGAGACTCAAAAGCAGTTGAAGGAATTACGGAACAAAAGCGACAGAATTCCAGCGAGCACAACTCTAAAGTCCAAATAA
- a CDS encoding collagen-like protein has product MRHICLILSLIYLQSLAFALPSEMTFDVSGVSGKEGERGASGFTGAKPGESGADGQEGKDGSPGGNAGEISVTIGFVEKSNGQKVYIRGYLQKPGSHETQEIEKEFETASINQLTFLASGGEGGKGGDGGDGGDGSRGKQGTNGTELGFGRDGGAGGDGGSGGNGARGGRGGRGGDGGQIKITLAKGSEILAPLIKYETIAGRGGEGGLGGQSGTGGRGGRGGTAACEVFNSGIDATSHFSKCGKNGANGRDGSNGKNGRTGGNGSNGTNGRTEFIHAEGGLASRSYAVELTQLETEEEYLDGVFEDDEKVTIKAFTLINLGAKDVPAGEYKFKFFSQDERVFKEAPLEPGKRKRFVLEAPIKLSVDHIKDSVPIELRINSVLIKLKLPQGLVTEKPLELVDAQIPAMNDSRKEATITAKVKDLAKKSYGINGDLHRKVFLSLQSKNPNTVLAAKVGGEERSLKEPFSIEIESIDPGETKTVQIPFLIKGAIVVGSREILNLQLMTTTSEGKDKAIDGKDLLLKFTVDPTKAVDYGADLRNMKISCKFPKLFWSTRTLKKLTIRKPENTDRVDIGYKLKSGFSNPPIYSVHVDDIQHVLVKLFAGTEVTRDDIVELMNYAVREASQQSSDVDWQLLKCE; this is encoded by the coding sequence ATGAGACATATCTGCCTAATCCTTAGTCTTATTTATTTGCAGAGCTTAGCGTTTGCGCTGCCTTCCGAAATGACCTTTGACGTCTCCGGAGTTTCTGGCAAAGAGGGGGAGCGGGGCGCTTCGGGGTTTACCGGAGCAAAGCCTGGCGAAAGTGGTGCCGATGGGCAAGAGGGAAAAGATGGATCCCCCGGCGGCAATGCCGGTGAGATCTCGGTTACGATAGGATTTGTTGAAAAATCAAACGGCCAAAAAGTATATATCCGGGGTTATTTGCAAAAACCGGGTTCGCACGAAACTCAAGAGATCGAAAAAGAATTTGAGACCGCGTCCATCAATCAATTGACCTTCCTCGCCAGTGGCGGTGAGGGCGGAAAAGGTGGCGATGGGGGCGACGGCGGAGATGGCTCTCGCGGAAAGCAAGGGACCAACGGCACTGAGCTCGGATTTGGTCGCGACGGCGGCGCCGGTGGCGACGGCGGTAGCGGTGGAAATGGAGCTCGAGGCGGCCGTGGCGGTCGCGGTGGCGATGGCGGCCAAATCAAAATCACATTGGCGAAGGGCTCCGAAATCTTAGCCCCGCTGATTAAATACGAAACGATTGCTGGTCGAGGCGGTGAAGGTGGGCTTGGTGGGCAAAGCGGCACTGGCGGTCGAGGCGGACGCGGAGGGACAGCGGCCTGCGAAGTGTTCAATTCGGGAATTGATGCCACCTCTCACTTTTCGAAATGCGGTAAGAATGGCGCGAATGGTCGCGACGGTAGTAACGGAAAAAATGGAAGAACTGGAGGTAATGGCTCCAACGGTACGAATGGTCGCACTGAGTTTATTCACGCCGAGGGCGGACTGGCCTCAAGAAGTTACGCCGTCGAACTGACGCAGCTTGAGACCGAAGAAGAATATCTCGATGGAGTTTTTGAGGACGACGAAAAAGTGACGATCAAAGCTTTTACTCTGATCAATCTGGGCGCCAAAGATGTACCCGCCGGCGAATATAAATTTAAATTCTTCTCCCAAGATGAGCGTGTATTTAAAGAAGCACCACTTGAGCCGGGCAAACGCAAACGATTTGTTTTAGAAGCCCCGATCAAATTGAGTGTGGATCATATTAAGGACAGTGTGCCGATCGAGCTCCGAATTAATTCGGTTTTAATTAAGCTTAAGCTTCCTCAGGGATTGGTCACAGAGAAGCCTCTAGAACTGGTGGATGCGCAGATTCCCGCCATGAATGATTCCCGCAAAGAAGCAACAATTACCGCTAAAGTGAAGGATCTCGCCAAAAAAAGTTACGGAATCAATGGAGATCTTCACCGGAAGGTTTTTTTATCACTTCAATCGAAAAACCCCAATACTGTTTTGGCTGCGAAAGTGGGGGGCGAGGAGAGGTCATTGAAAGAGCCGTTTTCAATCGAGATTGAATCGATTGATCCTGGGGAAACAAAAACGGTGCAAATTCCATTTTTGATTAAAGGTGCGATCGTTGTGGGTTCTCGCGAAATTCTTAACCTTCAACTGATGACAACGACTTCCGAGGGGAAAGATAAAGCGATCGATGGAAAAGACTTACTGCTTAAGTTTACAGTGGACCCCACAAAAGCGGTCGACTACGGCGCCGATCTTCGAAATATGAAGATCAGTTGCAAGTTTCCAAAGCTATTCTGGTCCACGCGCACTTTAAAAAAATTAACGATCCGTAAGCCCGAAAATACCGATCGGGTGGATATTGGTTACAAGCTGAAGTCGGGTTTTTCCAACCCGCCGATCTACTCGGTGCATGTCGATGATATTCAGCATGTTCTCGTCAAACTTTTTGCCGGCACCGAGGTGACCAGAGACGACATTGTTGAGCTCATGAACTACGCTGTTCGCGAGGCCTCTCAGCAAAGCTCCGATGTCGACTGGCAGCTTTTAAAGTGTGAATAA
- the lgt gene encoding prolipoprotein diacylglyceryl transferase, which translates to MNDVWVHNLSPFLVQISGNFGIRWYSLAYLTGFAVAFFFMSWMSKQKKTTLSLDEASDFLTYLILGVLLGGRIGYVVFYSPELLTDFRSSFPFWGGLAVWEGGMASHGGFIGVILACLLFSWRCKKDALHLGDLTITGATVGIFLGRIANFINGELMGKVASPDLAWAVKFPQDMHRWIGYEPAKLGQMTEVVTQVGVSASEWQSWVAQRSQGMLYATSDKIIDAIQSGNVAVTEAMGRILEPRHPSQIYGALVEGLIPLILILIVWAKPRKPGIICSLYLIVYSFSRIIDEKFRLPDAHLSDLSQLPLGLSRGQFLSLFTFLFGVTLMIISLRRNAPAMGGLLTQGGVIEAASRKPVKKKK; encoded by the coding sequence ATGAATGACGTTTGGGTTCACAATCTTAGTCCTTTTCTTGTGCAGATTTCGGGGAACTTTGGGATTCGTTGGTATTCGCTGGCGTATTTGACGGGGTTCGCTGTCGCGTTCTTTTTTATGAGCTGGATGAGCAAGCAGAAGAAGACGACACTCTCTTTAGACGAGGCTTCTGATTTTTTGACGTATTTGATTCTTGGGGTGTTGCTTGGAGGCCGCATTGGGTATGTGGTTTTTTACAGTCCTGAGTTGCTCACTGACTTTCGCTCGAGCTTTCCGTTTTGGGGCGGGCTTGCTGTTTGGGAAGGTGGGATGGCGAGTCACGGTGGATTTATTGGTGTCATTTTGGCGTGTTTACTTTTTTCGTGGCGCTGTAAAAAAGATGCACTTCACTTGGGCGATCTCACGATCACCGGCGCTACCGTTGGAATTTTTTTAGGGCGCATTGCTAACTTTATCAATGGCGAACTCATGGGCAAAGTGGCTTCTCCCGATTTAGCTTGGGCCGTAAAGTTTCCGCAGGATATGCATCGATGGATAGGCTATGAGCCTGCGAAACTGGGTCAAATGACCGAAGTGGTGACGCAAGTGGGAGTCTCCGCGAGCGAATGGCAATCTTGGGTGGCCCAGCGCTCGCAAGGAATGCTGTATGCGACGTCCGATAAAATCATCGATGCCATTCAATCAGGCAATGTGGCTGTCACTGAAGCCATGGGACGAATTTTGGAGCCACGCCACCCGTCTCAAATTTACGGAGCTTTGGTCGAAGGATTAATTCCGCTCATTTTAATTTTGATTGTCTGGGCCAAGCCTCGTAAGCCGGGGATTATTTGCTCGCTCTATTTAATAGTTTATTCCTTCTCTCGAATCATCGATGAAAAATTCCGTCTCCCAGACGCTCACCTATCCGACTTAAGCCAATTACCTCTGGGGCTGAGCCGAGGACAATTTTTAAGTCTGTTTACTTTTTTATTTGGGGTCACACTCATGATTATTAGTCTACGTCGGAATGCTCCCGCCATGGGCGGTCTATTGACTCAAGGCGGAGTTATAGAAGCCGCCTCTCGTAAACCAGTAAAAAAGAAAAAGTAA
- a CDS encoding 2-oxoglutarate dehydrogenase E1 component produces MAVNLNSENLEYIESLYEVYKTNPEELDEKWRSFFSGVDFASESAGGGISSKELNVYNLIQAYRDYGHFQANLDPLSSRPTMGDLSLKNFGLTEADLNSTFSVGKIVGLQNATLKGIIEHLQKSYCGTITAQVSDAVKGVREWFHNEMEKPAPMFDAEKKKMILQHLVRTESLEKFIHTRFVGTKRFSIEGADAMIPMFEHLTVKGRELGVEEIVIGMAHRGRVNVLTNFMDKGMEVILAQFDGHTDDIPDYDGDVKYHMGYSVDKKTPHGDCHISLAFNPSHLEAVNPVVCGMARAKQRFRKDTADRKKVVPVLVHGDAAFPGQGVVAETLQLAHLKGYTVGGTIHLIIDNQVGFTANAEETRSSPYSSDAGKTQQVPVIHVNGDDAEACVRAMDISIRFRQQFNRDVIVNIICYRRFGHNEGDEPAYTQPTMYQTIKAHPTPCEIYSKRLMQEKVIDAAYYEGFYKEKMDNLQKILDDVRKTPPKFKPQAFGGAWKGLRRPSDKDFVAPYNTGTPLATLKKVGAQLTTMPAGFKIHPKLQKLIDTRKEMVEGKIPVDWGMAELLSYGSTILEGNSVRLSGQDCVRGTFTHRHSCFYDFNTGEEYNPLEQLREDKEFCVYNSPLSEMAVLGFEYGNSSSDPSFLTIWEAQFGDFANGAQIIIDQFLASGEQKWMRMSGLTMLLPHGYEGQGPEHSSARLERFLQLCAQNNMQVVNMTTPAQLFHALRRQVKRDFRVPLIVMSPKSLLRHPKVISTMKELSEGRFYEVIPDAETEMTAAKKMVLVSGKLYYELLDQKEKLKAKDVALVRVEQLYPFPKKQLADLLKPAKKLEKIIWAQEEPKNMGAWNYICHPLQQLVDEMSLSASLEYIGRDHRASPATGTTKKHITEQTAIISEVFKK; encoded by the coding sequence TTGGCCGTAAATTTAAATAGCGAAAATTTAGAATACATCGAAAGTTTGTACGAAGTTTACAAAACGAATCCTGAGGAGCTCGATGAAAAGTGGCGCTCGTTTTTTTCGGGTGTTGATTTTGCCTCTGAATCTGCCGGTGGTGGAATTTCTTCTAAAGAATTAAACGTTTATAATTTGATTCAAGCCTATCGCGACTACGGGCACTTTCAAGCGAACTTGGATCCTTTGTCTTCTCGTCCAACGATGGGTGATCTTTCACTTAAGAACTTTGGCCTTACCGAAGCCGATTTAAATTCGACATTTTCTGTGGGCAAAATCGTTGGTCTGCAAAATGCGACGCTTAAGGGAATCATCGAGCATCTTCAAAAAAGTTATTGCGGCACCATCACGGCTCAGGTCTCCGATGCGGTGAAGGGTGTTCGCGAGTGGTTCCATAACGAAATGGAAAAACCGGCGCCGATGTTTGACGCCGAAAAGAAGAAGATGATTCTTCAGCATCTTGTGCGCACAGAATCTTTAGAAAAATTTATTCACACTCGCTTTGTGGGAACGAAACGTTTCTCCATCGAAGGTGCTGATGCGATGATTCCGATGTTCGAGCATTTGACTGTAAAAGGTCGGGAGCTCGGTGTGGAAGAGATCGTTATCGGTATGGCTCACCGAGGCCGCGTCAATGTTCTTACGAATTTTATGGATAAGGGCATGGAAGTGATCCTCGCTCAATTTGACGGGCACACAGATGATATTCCTGACTACGATGGGGACGTGAAGTATCACATGGGATACTCCGTGGATAAAAAAACTCCCCACGGGGATTGTCACATTTCTTTAGCGTTTAATCCGAGTCACCTCGAAGCGGTGAATCCTGTGGTGTGCGGTATGGCTCGCGCCAAACAGAGATTTAGAAAAGACACTGCGGATCGCAAAAAAGTGGTTCCCGTCCTTGTTCACGGGGATGCCGCTTTTCCTGGTCAAGGTGTGGTTGCCGAAACGCTACAGCTCGCTCACCTCAAAGGTTACACGGTGGGTGGAACAATCCATTTGATCATCGATAACCAGGTGGGCTTTACCGCGAATGCGGAAGAGACTCGCAGTTCGCCGTACTCTTCGGACGCGGGTAAAACTCAGCAAGTTCCAGTGATTCACGTGAATGGTGATGACGCCGAAGCTTGTGTGCGCGCCATGGACATTTCCATTCGCTTCCGTCAGCAGTTCAACCGCGATGTGATCGTCAACATCATTTGTTATCGCCGCTTTGGTCACAACGAGGGCGATGAGCCGGCGTACACGCAACCCACCATGTATCAGACAATTAAAGCGCATCCCACTCCTTGCGAAATTTACAGTAAACGTTTGATGCAGGAAAAAGTCATCGATGCCGCCTATTATGAGGGCTTCTACAAAGAGAAGATGGATAATCTCCAAAAGATTTTAGATGACGTTCGCAAAACTCCACCGAAGTTCAAGCCCCAAGCTTTTGGTGGCGCGTGGAAGGGTCTCCGCCGTCCTTCCGATAAAGACTTCGTGGCTCCGTACAATACAGGAACACCGTTAGCGACACTCAAGAAAGTGGGCGCGCAGTTAACCACGATGCCTGCGGGCTTTAAGATTCATCCTAAGCTTCAGAAGCTCATCGATACGCGCAAAGAGATGGTCGAAGGAAAAATTCCAGTGGACTGGGGGATGGCAGAGCTTCTTTCTTACGGCTCTACAATTCTCGAAGGCAACTCCGTTCGTCTCTCGGGACAAGACTGCGTGCGCGGAACTTTCACTCACAGACATTCGTGCTTTTATGATTTCAATACCGGTGAAGAGTACAACCCTCTAGAGCAGCTGCGCGAGGACAAAGAATTTTGCGTTTACAACAGTCCTCTTTCCGAAATGGCCGTCCTCGGATTCGAGTACGGAAATTCAAGTTCTGATCCCAGCTTTCTCACGATTTGGGAAGCCCAGTTTGGAGATTTCGCAAACGGTGCGCAAATCATTATCGATCAATTTTTAGCGAGTGGCGAGCAAAAGTGGATGCGCATGAGTGGCCTCACGATGCTTCTACCTCACGGCTACGAGGGTCAAGGACCAGAGCACTCGAGTGCTCGTCTCGAAAGATTCTTACAACTCTGTGCTCAAAATAACATGCAAGTGGTGAATATGACCACTCCGGCGCAATTGTTCCACGCTCTTCGTCGCCAAGTGAAGCGCGATTTCCGCGTGCCTCTGATTGTGATGTCGCCGAAATCTTTACTTCGCCATCCGAAAGTGATCTCGACGATGAAGGAGCTTTCGGAAGGTCGCTTCTACGAAGTGATCCCAGATGCAGAAACCGAAATGACAGCGGCAAAAAAAATGGTTTTAGTTTCGGGCAAGCTTTACTACGAATTGTTAGATCAAAAAGAAAAGTTAAAAGCCAAAGATGTGGCGCTGGTTCGCGTTGAGCAATTGTACCCTTTCCCTAAGAAGCAATTGGCCGATCTTTTAAAGCCCGCAAAAAAATTAGAGAAAATTATTTGGGCGCAAGAAGAGCCAAAAAACATGGGCGCATGGAATTACATTTGTCATCCGTTACAGCAGCTAGTGGATGAAATGAGCCTCAGTGCTTCGCTCGAATACATCGGGCGCGATCATCGTGCGAGCCCAGCGACTGGCACAACCAAAAAACATATTACTGAGCAAACCGCAATTATTAGCGAAGTCTTTAAGAAGTAG
- the odhB gene encoding 2-oxoglutarate dehydrogenase complex dihydrolipoyllysine-residue succinyltransferase — translation MMSDIKVPAVGESITEATIGSWIKKSGDIVKQGEVILSLETDKASVEVVAETDGQLTTTANEGDTVKIGAVVGKIDPSKAGAKDTAPAAKEVPAASAGKTAPSTPAAPPALVSPPAQVAPQSSSGSGAQDVHLSPAVRRVVGERGLDPSQIAGTGKGGRITKQDAMEANPTPAKAASPAKESPVPSAPARAPAPAGTIDRVPMTTIRKKIAERLVSAQQTAAILTTFNEVDMTAILDLRAKYKDGFEKRHKVRLGFMGFFVKAVIQGLKEFPAVNASIDGTDILYKNFYNIGVAVSTPKGLVVPVIKNADQMSLAEIEIKINEFAVKARDGKISIDDMADGTFTVSNGGVFGSLMSTPILNPPQSGILGMHKTEKRAVVVDDQIVIRPMMYVALSYDHRMIDGRESVSFLVRVKECLEDPSRILMEI, via the coding sequence ATTATGTCGGATATCAAAGTACCAGCAGTAGGTGAGTCGATTACCGAAGCCACCATTGGCTCTTGGATCAAAAAATCAGGAGATATCGTTAAGCAAGGGGAAGTGATCCTCTCTCTAGAAACCGATAAGGCCAGCGTCGAAGTGGTTGCGGAAACCGATGGTCAACTGACGACCACAGCGAACGAAGGCGACACGGTGAAAATCGGTGCGGTTGTCGGGAAAATTGATCCGTCCAAAGCGGGTGCGAAAGACACGGCGCCAGCCGCTAAGGAAGTTCCCGCGGCGAGTGCTGGGAAAACTGCTCCGTCGACCCCAGCTGCTCCTCCTGCTCTAGTTTCTCCTCCTGCTCAAGTTGCTCCGCAATCGAGCAGCGGTAGTGGAGCGCAAGATGTGCATTTAAGTCCCGCGGTTCGTCGCGTGGTCGGTGAGCGTGGCCTTGATCCTTCACAAATTGCGGGAACAGGAAAAGGCGGTCGCATCACTAAGCAAGATGCGATGGAAGCCAATCCGACACCTGCAAAAGCAGCAAGTCCCGCGAAAGAGTCTCCGGTTCCTTCAGCTCCAGCGCGGGCTCCTGCTCCGGCCGGCACCATCGATCGCGTGCCGATGACAACCATTCGTAAAAAAATCGCCGAGCGTTTGGTGTCGGCGCAACAAACAGCGGCCATCCTCACTACATTTAACGAAGTGGATATGACCGCGATTCTCGATCTTCGAGCCAAATACAAGGATGGTTTCGAAAAACGCCATAAGGTGCGTTTAGGATTTATGGGATTTTTTGTAAAAGCGGTGATTCAAGGTCTTAAAGAATTCCCAGCCGTGAATGCTTCGATTGATGGAACCGACATTCTTTATAAAAACTTTTATAATATCGGTGTCGCCGTAAGTACTCCCAAGGGTCTTGTGGTTCCTGTGATTAAAAATGCAGATCAAATGTCACTTGCGGAAATCGAAATCAAAATTAACGAATTTGCAGTGAAGGCTCGCGATGGTAAAATTTCCATCGACGATATGGCTGATGGCACCTTCACCGTGAGTAACGGGGGCGTGTTCGGCTCGCTCATGTCGACGCCAATTCTTAACCCGCCTCAGTCGGGGATTTTAGGAATGCACAAAACAGAAAAACGCGCCGTCGTGGTTGATGATCAAATTGTGATTCGTCCGATGATGTACGTCGCGTTATCTTACGATCACCGAATGATCGATGGTCGTGAGTCCGTGAGTTTCTTAGTGAGAGTTAAAGAATGCCTCGAAGATCCTTCGCGCATTCTCATGGAGATATAA